Within the Micromonospora citrea genome, the region TCGTGCAGGAGGTCAGCAACTACGCCGCCGGCCTGGCCGCCCGCGCGGCGGGCATCCCGGCCGTCTGCCACGGCGTCGGACGGGACACCCCCGACGAGCTGACCCGGTCCATCGAGGAGGAGGTGCGGGGGCTGGCCCAGCGGCTCGGCGTCGAGTTGCCGGCCGGGCGCATCGACGGCTTCGGCAACCCGTTCATCGACATCTTCCCGCCCTCGTTGCAGGAGCCCGAGTTCCGGGCCCGCCCGCGCCGCCACGAGCTGCGCCCCGTGCCCTTCACGGAGCAGGGCGACCTGCCCGGCTGGGTGTCCTCCCGCGACGGCGCCCGGCCGCTGGTCTACCTGACCCTGGGCACCTCCAGCGGCGGGACGGTGGAGGTGCTGCGGGCGGCGATCGACGGCCTCGCCAGCCTCGACGCCGACGTCCTCGTCGCCAGCGGCCCGTCGCTCGACGTCAGCGGGTTGGGCGAGGTGCCGGCCAACGTGCGGCTGGAGTCGTGGGTGCCGCAGGCGGCCCTGCTGCCCCGCGTCGACCTGGTCGTGCACCACGGGGGCAGCGGTACGACCCTCGGCGCCTTCGGCGCCGGCGTGCCGCAGCTGTCCTTCCCGTGGGCGGGCGACTCCTTCGCCAACGCCCAGGCCGTGGCGCAGGCCGGTGCCGGCGAGCACCTGCTGCCCGACGACATCAACCCCGACGCGGTGGCGGCCGCCGCCAAGCGGCTGCTGACCGACGACAGCTACCGGAAGGGGGCGCAGGCGGTGGCGACCGAGATCGCCGCCATGCCGGGCCCCGACGAGGTCGCCCGCCTGCTGCCGGGCTTCGCCGCCCGGAACGCCGGCTGACCGGCCGAACGCCACCGGGGCCGGCGTCGGCCGGCTCCGGTCGGCGTTGCGGTTGAGGTCGGACGCCTGGCCTCGGTCGGCGTTGCGGTTGAGGTCGGATGCCGGGCCCGGGTCGGCGTTGCGGTTCCGGTCGGACGCCGGGCCTCGGTCGGTGGCCGAGCCCTCGTCGGGCGGCTCGCCCAGTGCGCGCACGGCCCAGGGGCCGTGCGCGGCGACCGCGCCTGGCCGCTCAGCCCTGGTTGTCGTCGGCCGCCCGGCGCCGCGGCCGACGCCCCTCGGACCCGCCGGCGCGGCCCTCAGCGCCGCCGGCACGCCCCTCGGCCGCCCGCGCGCGCCCGCGGGCGAGTTCCGTGCCCAGGGCGTCGAGGCGCTGGTTCCAGAACCGCCGGTAGCGGTCCAGCCACCGGTCGAGCTCCTCCAGCGGGGCGGGGTCGACCGCGTAGAGCCGCCGGGTGCCCTGGGGGCGGACGGTGGCGAAGCCGTTCTCGCGCAGCACCCGCAGGTGCTGCGAGACGCCGGGCTGGGAGATGCCGAACTCGCGCTGCACGACGGCGCCGACCTCGCCCGCGGACAGCTCGCCGTCCGCCAGCAGCTCGATGATGCGCCGGCGGACGGGGTCGCCCAGGATGTCGAACGCGTGCACGGGTACGACAATATCAGACCGGAGTTATAGAAGACGCTGGTTCGTCCGGTCGTTCCGTCGGCGCCACCTCGGCCGTCACCGGCCCGGTCGGCGGGTGGCGGACGTGGCGACCGCGCCGCGAGGGGGAGAGATGTTCGGACCGGAGCACGCCGAGGTGTACGAGGCGGCCTACCGTGGCCGCGGCAAGAGCTGGCAGGACGAGGCGGCGGACGTGACGGACCGGATCCTGGCCGCCCGCCCCGACGCCGCCCGGCTGCTCGACGTCGGCTGCGGCACGGGTGCGCACCTGGAGACCTTCGCCACCCGCTTCCCCCACGTGGAAGGGCTCGAACTGGCCCCGGCGATGCTGGCGCTGGCCCGGCGCCGGCTGCCGGGGGTGCGCCTGCACGCCGGCGACATGCGGGCGTTCGACCTCGGTGCCACCTTCGACGCGGTGACCTGCCTGTTCACAGCGGTCAACTTCCTCGGCACGGTGGCCGAGATGCGCGCCGCCGTGGCCGCGATGTCGGCGCACCTGGTGCCCGGGGGTGTGCTGGTGCTGGAGCCGTGGTGGTTTCCGGAGCGGTTCATCGACGGGTACGTCGGCGGCGACCTCGTGCGCGAGGAGGGGCGGACCGTGGCGCGGGTGTCCCGGTCCACCCGGCAGGGCCGGGTGACGCGGATGGAGGAGCGCTGGCTGGTCGGTGACGCCGCCGGGATCCGCGAGTTCAGCCAGGTCGGGCTGCTCACCATGTTCACCCGACAGGAGTACGACGCGGCGTTCGCCGACGCCGGCTGCGAAGCCGCGTACGTCGAGGGCTGGCTGACGGGTCGGGGCCTCTTCGTGGCGACGCGTACCGGTGCCGCCTCCCCGGCATTGGGCTGACCGTCCGGGTCGACCGGTTCGACGGTCGATCTCTCCGTGCCGTTGTATAGCCGACAGGACGCTGGTCGCGGCATTGCCGACATGACACTCTGCTGTCGACAGCGATCTATTCGTCAGTCGTAGGGAAAATGCCGGGCCGGACGGCGGCGCCAATGACGTGGCATGTCCACGGATCCGTCGCGGCGCGTCCCGGTCTCATTTCCGTGCCTGACCGGATCGACCACGACGGCGTGCTGCTCCCGACCGAGGCCGGCGGGGGATGCCGCGCGGGTCCGGCCGGCCACGGCGGGACGCGCGGCACCCCGACCCCCGTCGCTCGTCGCCGTGGCCGCGGCTCGACACCCTCGAGGAGCGACGTGACCGACACCGACGGACGACCGCACCGACTGCCGGCTCTCACCGGGTACCGCTTCTTCCTCGCACTCACCGTGGCGCTGGTCCACGTCCTCTCGACGTCCCAGCTCTTCGCCGACGACGCGCTGCAACTCGGCCTCGGGCTGACCACGCCCCTGGCCTCGGCGGCCCTGGCCTCGTTCTTCACCCTCAGCGGCTTCGTCCTGACCTGGTCGGCGCCGTCGGGCGACACCGCCGCCCGGTTCTGGTCCCGCCGGTTCTGGAAGATCGTGCCCCTGCACGTGCTCGGCTGGGCCGTCGCCGTCGCGTTCCTCCTGGCGACGACCGCGCCCTCGCCGGCCACCGGGGTCTCCGCCGACCTGGAGCCCGGGCCGGCGGCGGCGAGCCTGCTGCTGGTGCAGGGATGGGTGCCGTCCTGGGACTACCTGTCCTACCTCAACGCCCCGGCCTGGTCGATCTCCACCGAGGCGTTCTTCTACCTGCTCTTCCCGCTGCTGCTGCCCCTGGTCCGACGGATCCCGGCGCACCGGCTGTGGCGGTGGTGCCTCACCTTCGCCGGCGGGATCCTGCTGGTGTCGGTGCTGAGCCCGCTGCTGCCGGGGGCGCCACGGCTGAACTGGCTGCCGTTCAACCTCAACGAGTACTGGTTCGTCTACACCTTCCCGCCGGTGCGGCTGCTGAACTTCGTGATCGGCATGGTGCTCGCGCGGATCGTGCTCACCGGCCGATGGCGCCGGGTGGCCCGCTGGAAGCTCGTCCTCGGCACCGTCCTGGCCTTCCTGGTCACGCCGATGCTGCCGTTCACCTTCATCTTCAGCGCCGCGCTGTTCGTGCCGCTGCTCGCCCTGATCCCCAACCTGGCGCTGGCGGACCTGCAGGAGCGTGGGCGGGTGCTGCGCGGCCGGATCCTGGTCGCCCTCGGCGACGCCTCCTACGCGCTCTACATCATCCACTTCCCGATCATGCTGATCGTGCGACACCTGGTCGGGGCGGAGCGGCGCTTCGCCGCCGGCACCGGAGTCTTCGTCGCGGTGGGGATCCTGCTCGTCTCGACGCTCGTCGCGCTGGGCCTGCACCGGTGGTTCGAGGAGCCGCTTCGGCGGCGCTTCGCCGCCCGGCGTCCCGTCGGCCGGCCCGACCTGGGCACCGGGCCGGGGCCGGCGCCGGTCCTGCCCCGGCAGGCCTGACCACCGCGCCGGCGGCGCGTGCTCCCGGCCCGGCCCGACCCGGCCCGGCCCGGGCCGACCGCCGCCGGCCGCGCGACACCGCGCACCCGCTCGGCCTACCGGACGACCAGTCCGTCGTCGGCCTGCGCCGTCCACCAGGGGTTGCGGCGGGCCCACTCGACCGTCCGGCGCAGGCCGGTCACCAGCGGCACCCGGGCCCGCCAGTCCAGCAGCGCCGCCGCCTTGCCGCAGTCGGGGACGCGGCGCGGGATGTCCTGGTAGCGGGCGCCCAGCCCGGCCCCGGTGTCCGCGGTCAGGGCCGCCACCGGCACCCCGGTGACCGTCCCCGCCAGCCGGATCGCCTCGGCGACGGTGGTCTCGACGCTGCTGCCGATGTTGAAACACTCGCCGACGGCCCGGGGGTGGGCCGCCGCCAGCAGGGTCGCCTCGGCGGCCTCGTCGATCCAGGTGAAGCAGCGCGTCTGACGGCCGTCGTCGTACACCACCGGCGGGACGCCGCGCAACAGCCGGGCGATGGTGCGGCTCAGGACGTACGCCGGGCGCTGGCGCGGGCCGTAGACGTTGAAGTACCGCAGGACCGTCACCGGCAGGCCCTCCTGCCGGTGGAAGGCGAAGGCCAGGTGCTCGGCGGCCGCCTTGCTCGTCGAGTACGACCACCGGTCCGTCGCCGTGCTGCCGAGCACCCGGTCGTCGTCCTCCCGCCACGGCACCCGCGGGTTGCGCCCGTACACCTCGCTGGTGCTGGAGACCACGACCCGGGCGCCGGCGCGCAGGGCGGCGCGCAACGCGTTCCGGGTGCCGTCCACGTTGATCTCGACCACGTCCAGCGGCCGGCTGAGGTACCGGTCGACGCCGACGACAGCCGCGAGGTGGTAGACCTCGTCCGCCCCGGCCGCGGCGGCGGCCAGCGCGTCGGCGTCCCGCACGTCGCCGCGGACGTGCCGCACCGCGCCCGCGGCCGGCGCCAGGTCCGGCGGCGGGTCGGCGAGGTCGTAGACGACGACCTCGTCGCCGCGGCGGACCAGCCGCTCCACGACGTGACTGCCGACGAAGCCGAAGCCGCCGGTGACGATCGATCTGGGCACTGTTGCTCACCTTCCAATGCCGCGGTAGGCGAAGCCGAACCGGTGCAGCTCGCGGATGCGCGCCGGCGGGAGGTGCATGCGGCCGTCGAAGACCAGGCAGGGCTCGTCCACCTGGCCGGCCAGGGCGGCGAAGTCGAGCTCGTGGAACTGGCGGTGCCCGGCGAGGAAGGCCAGGCAGCCCGCCCCGGCCACCGCCTCGTCCAGGCTCGCCGCGGGTGCGGCGCCGAACCGGGCGGCGATCTCGGCGGGATCGGCGAGCGGGTCGAAGATCCGGACCTGGAAGCCGGCGTCGCGCAGCGCCGCCACCACGCCGCGTACCGGCGTGTTGCGGACGTCGCCGGTGTCGTTCTTGAACGCCGCGCCGAGGACGGCGATCGTCGTGTCCGACCGGTCCCGGCCCAGCTTGACCAACTCGTCGGCGATGACGGCGGCGGTGTGGCGGGGCATGTCGTCGTTGACCGCGCGGGCGGTCTCGACCGTGTGCAGGGGCACGCCCCGGTCCCGGCCGTCGCGCCAGGCCATCCACGGGTCCTTGGTCAGGCAGGAGCCGCCGACCCCCACCCCCGGCAGCAGCAGGTTCACCATGCTGCTGCCCTTGGGCAGGGTGTTGGCCGCCCCGATCACGTCGAGGACGTCCACCCCGAGCACCGCGCAGTAGCGGGCCAACTCGTTGGCGATCGCCACGTTCGCGTCGATCCACCAGTTGGTCGCGAGCTTGACCACCTCGGCGGCCTCCGCCGACGGCACCTGCCGGACGTCCACGTGGAGGGTGGACCGCCAGAACCGTTCGGCCGCGGCGGCGCTGCGCGGGCCGCAGCCGCCCACCACCACCGGCAGCGTCCGCACCTGCGCCAGCGCCACGCTCTCGGCCAGCCGCTCCGGGCAGAAGGCCAGCCCGAAGTCGCGCTCGTGCACCAGCCCGCCGCTCTCCAACAGCGGCGCGACGAGGGTGCGGGTGGTGCCCGGCGAGACCGTCGACTTGAGGATCACGAGCTGACCGGCGCGCAGCCGGGGGGCGATCTGCTCGCACGCCGCCACGAGCTGGTCGGCGACCATCTCGTGACCGGCGTCGGTCGGCGTGCCGACCGTCACGATCACCACGTCCGCCGCGCCGACCGCGTCGTACGACGTGCTGGCCGTCAGCCGTCCGGTGCCGGCGAGGGCGCCGACCGCCTCGGCCAGACCCGGCTCGGGCAGCCGGCAACGGCCGGCCCGCAGGTCGGCGACCGTGCCCGGGTCGCTGTCGACCGCGACCACCTCGACGCCCCGACCGGCGAGGGTGACGGCGAGACAGGTGCCGACGTAGCCGGCACCGGCGATGACGACCCTCAGCGGGGACGGTCCGCCCGGGTCGGGAAGGAACGGCATGATCGCCCGGCACCGCCTTCCTGATCATGACCTCGTGGTCCTGTCGCCGACAAGCGCGCCCGTCCGTGCCGCCGGTTCACGCGATGGCCGCCGTGGCGAGCGCGGCGCGGCCGGCGGCCCAGGCCCGCTCCGGCGGGCCGGACAGGCGCGTGAACCTCTCGACGAGCCGGCACACCGGCCCGATCGCCAGGGCCGGCGGATCGGTGGGCCGCGGCGGCGCGGCGTCGACCCGGCCGACCGCGCAGCCGTCCTGGGGCAGCACCAGGTCGGCGACGCCGACCAGGTGGCTCGTGGGCTCCTCGTCCACCAGGGCGCGGGTCAGGGTGCTCTCGCCCCGGACCAGCACCACCCGGGCCTGGTACTCGCCCGGGCGGCCCACCACCGGTACGGCGGAGCCGCCGGCCGCCACCGCCCACGCGGTCGGCGCGTCCGTGGCCTCCCGGCCGGCCCGCAGCCCGACCAGCACGAGGTCGCCGGGCGCGCCGTCCGGCACGTGCAGCATCAGCCGGGGCCGGGCGACCTCGGCGACGGCGTGGCGCAACCAGCCCGCCAGGACGTGGCAGGGCCGGTCGGCCAGCAGCCGGGCCAACTGCCGGAAGTGCCCCGGGGACGTGCCGACGAGGCGGGAGAACTGGGTCGTGAAGGTCCCCGCGCTCGTGTAGCCGACGTGGCCGCTGATCGCGGTCACGGTGAGGCCGGAGTGCAGCAGCATCCGGCGGGCCTCCGCCATCCGCAGGGCGGCGAGGAAGCGGGCCGGGGTCATCGTGGTCACGTCACGGAACAACCGGTGGAAGTGGAACGGGCTGAACGGGACCACCCGGGCCAGGTCGGCGAGCTGCAGCGGCTCCGACAGATGCCGGCGCATGTAGTCGATGGCCCGCGCCGCAGCCGCCTCCCGGGACTGTTCCACCGTGTTCCGGGCAACGCCAGACGTCGATTTCACATCAGCTCCCTGTGGCAGTGGATCGGGCACCGCAGAGGAGTCTGCGCAGTCCTCCTTGACGTTTTCTTGAACGCCTCGGCCGCCCGCTGGTGGCGCCGTTGCCGCCGCAGCCGAGCAAGTTGGGAGAAGCAGATCCGATGAACGCCGTGAAACATGGGTCCGGAGCGGTACGGCGATCCGCCGGCTTCCCCCGGAGCCGGAATTCGACGAACCATTTCGTCAATGTCGCCTGATTTACCGCGTCCGACCTGCTCAAGGAGTGCGCCATGCCGGTAAATTGGCGAACCATTCGTCAATACGTCCTGACGCCGGGGATGGCCCAGACCAGGTTCGCCACCCGGGGCTTCCGGGCCCGCGACGAGGCCACCCGCGAGCGTCTGGAGTCCGTCGGCGCCCACTTCCTCACCGGATACGGCCACGCCGTCGGCGCCCGCGACCCCGACGAGGCCGCCGTGGCGCTGGAGACCGTCGAGCCGGAGCTGCGCGGGTTCGCGTACGAGGGCGCGGCGATGGGCCTCGCCGTCCTGGACGGGCTGACCGGCGGCCGTCGCGTCGCCCGGTTCCTGGCCGGCCCGGCCGCCCGGCACGTCTACATGGTCCACGTCGGGGTGGGCTGGGCGATGGCCCGCCTGCCCCGCTGGCGCCGGCACGCGATCCAGCCCGCCGACCGCCTGCTGGGCTGGCTCGCCCTCGACGGCTACGGATTCCACCAGGCGTACTTCCACACCGGGCGGTACGTGCGGTCACACCGCCGCGACGAGGTGCTGCCCTGGTCCGGCGACCCGATCGGGCGGTGGACCGGGCGGGTGGTGGACCAGGGCGTCGGCCGCGCCATGTGGTTCGTCGAGGGCGCCCACCCCGACCGGATCGCCGACGCCGTCGACGGGTTCCCGCCGGACCGGCACGAGGACCTGTACAGCGGGGTGGCGCTGGCCGCCACGTACGCCGGCGGGGCGCCGCCGGAGGACCTGCGCCGGCTGCGCGAGCGCGGCGGCGCGTACGCCCCGGCGATGGCGCAGGGCAGCGCGTTCGCGGCGGAGGCCCGGGAGCGCGCCGGGCTGACCACCGCGCACACCGCCGCCGCCACCGAGGTCTTCTGCGGCGCGCCGCCGGCCGAGGCGGCGGCGGTCACCCAGGCCGCGCTGGCCGACCTCGACCGGGACGGACCGGTGCCGGCCTACCTGGTGTGGCGGCAGCGGATCGCCGAGCAGTTCGTCACGCTGGGGAGGTGCTGACCCTTGTCGGCAATGATCACGATGTTCCGGCGGCAGTTGGCCGGGCTGGTCGCGCTGGTGCTGCTCACCGGCATGTACGTGCTGGTCCGGCAGCCGGAGGCGAACGCCGACGAGCGGCGCGCGATGGCCCAGCCCTACCGGTTCACGCCGATGTCGCTGCCCATGCCGGGCGGCCTGCCGCAACAGTCGATCCGCCGGGTCAACGGCGCGTACCAGCACCTGGCGGCGTGGATCTCCTCCGTCGGCGCGGGCGTCGCCATGAACGACCTGGACGGCGACGGGCTGCCCAACGACCTCTGCGTGACCGACCCCCGGGTCGACCGCGTCGTGGTCACCCCCGCCCCGACGGCCGGCGCCGACCGCTACCAGCCGTTCGTCCTCGACCCGGCGCCGCTGCCGATGAACCCGCACATCGCCCCGATGGGCTGCCTGCCGGGCGACGTCAACGCCGACGGCCGCACCGACCTGCTCGTCTACTGGTGGGGGCGGACCCCGGTGGTCTTCCTCGCCCGGGCCGACGCCACCGGGCTGTCCCGTGACGCGTACCGGCCGGTCGAGCTGGTGCCCGGCGCGGCCGGCGACGGCAGCGCGTACGACGGGCCGAAGTGGAACACCAACGCGGCCACCCTGGCCGACTTCGACGGCGACGGGCACCTCGACGTCTACATCGGCAACTACTTTCCCGACAGCCCGGTCCTCGATCCGGGCGTGCACGGCGGGGTGGCGATGAACCGGTCGATGTCCAACGGCCTCAACGGCGGCGAGGACCACGTCTTCCGCTGGACCGGCGGCAGCGTGGGCCCCGCCCCGAGCGTCTCCTTCGCCGAGGTGCCGGACGTCTTCGACACCAAGGTCTCGCGGGGCTGGACCCTCGCGGTGGCCGCGAACGACGTCGACGGCGACCAGCTGCCCGAGCTGTACGTGGCCAACGACTTCGGGCCGGACCGGCTGCTGCACAACCGGTCGGAGCCGGGACGGATCTCCTTCGCGCTGGTCGAGAGCCGTGGGCTGCCCGGCCTGACCCCGAAGTCCAAGCGGCTGGGCCACGACTCGTTCAAGGGCATGGGCGTGGACTTCGGCGACCTCGACGGCGACGGCATGTTCGACCTCTACGTCGGCAACATCACCACCTCGTTCGGCATCCAGGAGAGCAACTTCGCCTTCGTCAACACCGCCGCGAACACCGAGGAACTGCGGGCCGCGCTGCGGGCCGGCTCGGCGCCGTGGCACGACCGCAGCGCCGAGCTGGGCCTGGCCTGGAGCGGGTGGAGTTGGGACGTCAAGTTCGGCGACTTCACCAACCGCGGGGAGCCGGCCATCGTGCAGACCTCCGGCTTCGTCAAGGGCGAGGTCAACCGGTGGGCGCAGTTGCAGGAGGCGGCCACGGCCAACGACGACCTGCTCGCCGACCCCCGCTGGTGGCCCAAGGTCGAGCAGGGCGACGACATCGCCGGCGGCCAGCACCTGGCCTTCCACGTGCGCGGCGCCGACGGCCGCTACGAGGACCTCAGCCACGAGCTCGGCATGGCCGAGCGGGTGCCCAGCCGGGGCATCGCCACCGGCGACGCCGACGGCGACGGGCGTCTCGACCTCGTCGTGGCCCGGCAGTGGGACGCGCCGGTCTTCTACCGCAACGACAGCCCGGACACCGGAAACTCCCTCACCCTGCGGCTGCTGCACGAGCAGGCGCAGGCCGCCGGCCCGCTCGCCGGGGCGGGGTCGCCCGTCGTCGGCGCCCACGTCCGGGTGACCACCCCCGACGGTCGGGTGCTCATCGACCGGGTCGACGGCGGCAGCGGCCACTCCGGCCGCCGCAGCAACGAGGTGTCGCTCGGTCTCGGCGACGCGACCGGCCCGGTGGCGGTCCATCTCACCTGGCGGGACCGCTCCGGCGTCCCGCACGAGCAGGAACTGTCGCTCACCCCCGGTCGACACACCCTCACCCTCGGCTCGCAAGCTCGGGAGGTCTCGCGATGACGCAGAAGCCGGCGAAGGACCCGCGGATCACCGCGCTGCGCAGGTTCGCCATCTCCATCACCGTCCTCAACATCGCCGGCTACACCGTGCTCGGCTTCGAGCAGGCCTGGGCGTGGCCGCTGTTCGCGCTCGCCACCGGCTACGCGGTGGAGCTGGTGCTGGAGACGATCGGCGCGCGGGCCGAGCACCGCCCGCCCCGCTACCGCGGCGGCGGGGCGCGGGGCCTGGTCGAGTTCCTCTATCCCGCGCACATCACCGCCCTCGCGGTGAACATGCTGCTGTACGTCAACGACCGCCTGCCGGTGATGCTCTTCGCGGTGGCCGTGGCCATCAGCGGGAAGTGGCTGTTCCGGGTGCCGGTCAACGGCCGGCTGCGGCACTTCATGAACCCGTCGAACTTCGGCATCGCGGTGGTGCTGCTGCTGTTCCCGTGGATCTCCATCGCGCCGCCGTACCAGTTCACCGAGTATCTCGAAGGCCCGGCCGACTGGATCGTCCCGGCGGTCATCGTCGTCTTCGGCACCATGCTCAACGCCAAGCTCACCGGCCGGATGTGGCTGATCGCCGGCTGGCTGGGCGTCTTCGTCCTCCAGTCGGTGGTGCGGGGGCTCGTGCTGGACACCGCCATCCTGCCGGCGCTGGCCACCATGACCGGGGTGGCGTTCGTGCTGTTCACCAACTACATGATCACCGATCCGGGGACCACCCCGTCGCGGCCGTTGTCGCAGCTCGCCTTCGGCGGCGGGGTGGCCCTGGTCTACGGCGTCCTGACCGGCGCGTCCATCGTGTACGGCCTGTTCTTCGCCACCGCCATCGTCTGCCTCGTGCGGGGCGGCTTCCTCTGGTCGCTGCACGCGGTGCGGGTCGCCGCCCGCGAGGGCAAGGGCGCCCCGCCCGCCGCGGGGACCCTCGACGGCACGGTGCCACCCGCGGTGGCCCGGGAGATGGTGCGGGCATGAGCAGGATCGCCGTCGTCGGCCTCGCCTGCCGCTTCCCGGACGCCGCCGGCCCCGGACAGCTGTGGGAGAACGCCCTCGCCGGGCGGCGCGCGTTCCGTCGCCTGCCCGACGAGCGGATGCGGGCCGCCGACTACTGGTCCCCGGACCCGGCCGCCCCCGACCGCCACTACGCCGGCAACGCGGCCGTCATCGAGGGGTACGAGTTCGACCGGGTCGCGTTCAAGGTCAGCGGCGGCACGTACCGGTCCACCGACCTCACCCACTGGCTGGCCCTCGACATGGCCGCGCAGGCGCTCGCGGACGCCGGGTTCCCCGACGGCGACGGCCTCCCACGCGAGCGGACGGGGGTGGTCGTCGGCAACACCCTCACCGGCGAGTTCACCCGGGCCGGCATGATGCGCCTGCGATGGCCGTACGTCCGGCGCGTGGTGGGCGCCGCCCTCGGCGAGCAGGGCTGGGACGACGACCGGGTGGCGGGTTTCCTCGCCGACCTGGAACGCTCCTACAAGGCGCCGTTCGCCGAGGTCACCGAGGACAGCCTCGCCGGCGGCCTGTCCAACACCATCGCCGGGCGGATCTGCAACCACTTCGACCTGCACGGCGGCGGCTACACCGTCGACGGCGCCTGCGCCTCCTCGCTGCTGTCCGTGGTCACCGCCTGCCGCAGCCTGACCGACCTCGACGTGGACGTGGCGGTGGCCGGCGGCGTCGACCTGTCCATCGACCCCTTCGAGATGGTCGGCTTCGCCCGCACCGGCGCGCTCGCCAGCGACGAGATGCGCGTCTACGACCGCCGGTCCAACGGGTTCTGGCCCGGCGAGGGCTGCGGCATGGTGGTGCTCATGCGGGAGCGGGACGCGCTCGCGCAGGGCCGGCGCGTCTACGCCTCGCTGGCCGGGTGGGGCGTCTCCTCCGACGGCCGGGGCGGCATCACCCGACCCGAGGCGGCCGGCTACCGGCTGGCGCTGCGCCGCGCGTACCAGCGGGCCGGCTTCGGGGTGGACACGGTGCCCCTGTTCGAGGGGCACGGCACCGGCACGGCCGTCGGCGACGGCACCGAGCTGCGCGCCCTGAGCGAGGAACGCCGGGCGGCCGACCCGGACGCCGCCCCCGCCGCCATCGGGTCCGTCAAGGGAATGATCGGGCACACCAAGGCCGCCGCCGGGGTCGCCGGCCTGATCAAGGCCGTGCTGGCCGTGCACCACCAGGTCGTCCCGCCGACCGTCGGGTGCGTCGAGCCGCACCCGGAACTCACCGCCGAGCGGCCCGCGCTGCGTGCCGTGCGCCGCGCCGAGGAGTGGCCGGCCGGCGCCCCCCAACGCGCCGGTGTTACCGCGATGGGCTTCGGCGGCATCAACACCCACCTCGTCGTCGACGGGCCCGCCCGGCCCCGCCGCCGGTCGCTGGACCGGCGGACGCGGCAGCTCGCCCGGTCCGTGCAGGACGCCGAGCTGCTGCTCGTCGACGCGGATACCCGCGACGAGCTGCACGGG harbors:
- a CDS encoding ArsR/SmtB family transcription factor, which produces MHAFDILGDPVRRRIIELLADGELSAGEVGAVVQREFGISQPGVSQHLRVLRENGFATVRPQGTRRLYAVDPAPLEELDRWLDRYRRFWNQRLDALGTELARGRARAAEGRAGGAEGRAGGSEGRRPRRRAADDNQG
- a CDS encoding acyltransferase family protein, with protein sequence MTDTDGRPHRLPALTGYRFFLALTVALVHVLSTSQLFADDALQLGLGLTTPLASAALASFFTLSGFVLTWSAPSGDTAARFWSRRFWKIVPLHVLGWAVAVAFLLATTAPSPATGVSADLEPGPAAASLLLVQGWVPSWDYLSYLNAPAWSISTEAFFYLLFPLLLPLVRRIPAHRLWRWCLTFAGGILLVSVLSPLLPGAPRLNWLPFNLNEYWFVYTFPPVRLLNFVIGMVLARIVLTGRWRRVARWKLVLGTVLAFLVTPMLPFTFIFSAALFVPLLALIPNLALADLQERGRVLRGRILVALGDASYALYIIHFPIMLIVRHLVGAERRFAAGTGVFVAVGILLVSTLVALGLHRWFEEPLRRRFAARRPVGRPDLGTGPGPAPVLPRQA
- a CDS encoding helix-turn-helix domain-containing protein produces the protein MKSTSGVARNTVEQSREAAAARAIDYMRRHLSEPLQLADLARVVPFSPFHFHRLFRDVTTMTPARFLAALRMAEARRMLLHSGLTVTAISGHVGYTSAGTFTTQFSRLVGTSPGHFRQLARLLADRPCHVLAGWLRHAVAEVARPRLMLHVPDGAPGDLVLVGLRAGREATDAPTAWAVAAGGSAVPVVGRPGEYQARVVLVRGESTLTRALVDEEPTSHLVGVADLVLPQDGCAVGRVDAAPPRPTDPPALAIGPVCRLVERFTRLSGPPERAWAAGRAALATAAIA
- a CDS encoding nucleotide sugar dehydrogenase is translated as MPFLPDPGGPSPLRVVIAGAGYVGTCLAVTLAGRGVEVVAVDSDPGTVADLRAGRCRLPEPGLAEAVGALAGTGRLTASTSYDAVGAADVVIVTVGTPTDAGHEMVADQLVAACEQIAPRLRAGQLVILKSTVSPGTTRTLVAPLLESGGLVHERDFGLAFCPERLAESVALAQVRTLPVVVGGCGPRSAAAAERFWRSTLHVDVRQVPSAEAAEVVKLATNWWIDANVAIANELARYCAVLGVDVLDVIGAANTLPKGSSMVNLLLPGVGVGGSCLTKDPWMAWRDGRDRGVPLHTVETARAVNDDMPRHTAAVIADELVKLGRDRSDTTIAVLGAAFKNDTGDVRNTPVRGVVAALRDAGFQVRIFDPLADPAEIAARFGAAPAASLDEAVAGAGCLAFLAGHRQFHELDFAALAGQVDEPCLVFDGRMHLPPARIRELHRFGFAYRGIGR
- a CDS encoding NAD-dependent epimerase/dehydratase family protein → MPRSIVTGGFGFVGSHVVERLVRRGDEVVVYDLADPPPDLAPAAGAVRHVRGDVRDADALAAAAAGADEVYHLAAVVGVDRYLSRPLDVVEINVDGTRNALRAALRAGARVVVSSTSEVYGRNPRVPWREDDDRVLGSTATDRWSYSTSKAAAEHLAFAFHRQEGLPVTVLRYFNVYGPRQRPAYVLSRTIARLLRGVPPVVYDDGRQTRCFTWIDEAAEATLLAAAHPRAVGECFNIGSSVETTVAEAIRLAGTVTGVPVAALTADTGAGLGARYQDIPRRVPDCGKAAALLDWRARVPLVTGLRRTVEWARRNPWWTAQADDGLVVR
- a CDS encoding class I SAM-dependent methyltransferase, which gives rise to MFGPEHAEVYEAAYRGRGKSWQDEAADVTDRILAARPDAARLLDVGCGTGAHLETFATRFPHVEGLELAPAMLALARRRLPGVRLHAGDMRAFDLGATFDAVTCLFTAVNFLGTVAEMRAAVAAMSAHLVPGGVLVLEPWWFPERFIDGYVGGDLVREEGRTVARVSRSTRQGRVTRMEERWLVGDAAGIREFSQVGLLTMFTRQEYDAAFADAGCEAAYVEGWLTGRGLFVATRTGAASPALG
- a CDS encoding glycosyltransferase translates to MITVRVLFASLGTHGHTYPLLPLATAARAAGHEVTFATGEGFAGTLRKLGFEPVATGMPVFDGFLAALRIRFDTDSPEGLTPEQLSELPQIVFGRVIPQRIFDELQPVIDRVRPDLIVQEVSNYAAGLAARAAGIPAVCHGVGRDTPDELTRSIEEEVRGLAQRLGVELPAGRIDGFGNPFIDIFPPSLQEPEFRARPRRHELRPVPFTEQGDLPGWVSSRDGARPLVYLTLGTSSGGTVEVLRAAIDGLASLDADVLVASGPSLDVSGLGEVPANVRLESWVPQAALLPRVDLVVHHGGSGTTLGAFGAGVPQLSFPWAGDSFANAQAVAQAGAGEHLLPDDINPDAVAAAAKRLLTDDSYRKGAQAVATEIAAMPGPDEVARLLPGFAARNAG
- a CDS encoding DUF1702 family protein, which gives rise to MPVNWRTIRQYVLTPGMAQTRFATRGFRARDEATRERLESVGAHFLTGYGHAVGARDPDEAAVALETVEPELRGFAYEGAAMGLAVLDGLTGGRRVARFLAGPAARHVYMVHVGVGWAMARLPRWRRHAIQPADRLLGWLALDGYGFHQAYFHTGRYVRSHRRDEVLPWSGDPIGRWTGRVVDQGVGRAMWFVEGAHPDRIADAVDGFPPDRHEDLYSGVALAATYAGGAPPEDLRRLRERGGAYAPAMAQGSAFAAEARERAGLTTAHTAAATEVFCGAPPAEAAAVTQAALADLDRDGPVPAYLVWRQRIAEQFVTLGRC